CTGAATATATCAGTAGAAGAGGCTAAAAGAGCCatgaaagaagatgaagctTTGAGAAGTTTATAGATCCtggtatatatatactttaGATTCATTATCAGgcatatacatacatatacCTACATATAATTGCATTCATTCAAGCAGACGAGGTTTTGAATGTACACACCTTTTGCAACTCCTTGAAACCATTGTGTAGCTTGCTCCCAAATATGCTAATGACAACTCTCACGCAATAGCGGATGAGTGTAGTTTCCCTCATATGTTAACACCGGGCGAAGGTGGCTTCGATGAAGGCGACGAAGAGGGCTTCTTGACAgtatgattttttctatcCTGGCTCTTACTCTGACGTCGACGTTGCTGACTGCCCAAATGCTTATATATCAAAAGCGGATCGCCGATCTCATTGATTTCTGGGATTGTCAGCGTTAAATTGAAGATCTTGGCCAAtgcaattttgaaaattttttgaatgtttATAGACTTGGCCGTAGAACAAAATATTAATGGCGCATTCATGACCTGTGCGTATTTCATACTCGTTCCCGAGATTTGTTCTTGGTATTCTGGGTCTAAATCTATTAGTAAATCGTACTTCGTGCCCACCAGGATAGGAATTGCCGAATCATTCAGCCCATACGCCTGTCTATACCACTCCTTTATTGAACTCAACGTCTCTGGGCGTGTCAGGTCAAATAAAAAGATGATCACCGAGGAACCCACGGTCGCAATTGGAAGCATATTAATGAACTCTCTCTGTCCTCCTAAATCCATTatggaaaatataatatcCGTGGAGCGTATACtgacttttcttttcaaaaaattcactCCAAGCGTCTGTGTGTACTCCTTATCGTATATATTCTGCACATATTTCACCATCAACGAAGTTTTCCCGACCTGTGCATCCCCTACTAATCCAACCTGAACTTCTACCTGATTTCGTACCGCCGGTATAGAAGTGCTCCCTCCGGTGATCGGTGTAGTCATTGTGCTCAGATTGAATTCGCTTTTCAACTGAATGCAAGCGTGAtatctatatttttttctcaaaaactTAACACGAAGATCACCAATAATCCACAAATTAATcaatggttttttttcccttctgggttctttctttcttgtttaccttttatttttcataaGATAGTTCGATTGAATGACTGCATCTGTACACACATCCATACATCCATACATCTGTACATTATTGTTTAATTTCGaaacctgaaaaatttatcatgaagagtttttgagaaaaaaagaacaacatGAGCCCAAAAGAATCGACGAATGGATCTGGAAGAGCCCGCTGAGTTCCGGGGGGAGTTGAGGCCGTACCGGTGTAAAACTGCCCTACGGTTCAGACTGTCTAGGCGGAACACGGATTGCCACGTTGAGCGTAACACAGTTCCATGATACAGATGGTCTCGTTAGCAGCGAGTTTCAATGTGTAGCTAGTAGTGATATTTGATATATGTGGTAGTGCTTTTGACTTACTAGTTGTACTTCGCTCTGAAGGAAACCAAGCAAAAAAACCGATCTAGACTAATCATGGCTGTTGGTAAGAATAAGAGACTATCCAGAGGTAAGAAGggtttgaagaagaaggtcGTCGACCCATTTACCAGAAAGGAATGGTTCGATATTAAAGCCCCATccacttttgaaaacagaaaTGTTGGTAAGACTTTAGTTAACAAGTCCACTGGTTTAAAGAGTGCTTCCGATGCCTTGAAAGGTAGAGTTGTCGAAGTTTGTTTGGCCGACTTACAAGGTTCTGAGGATCATTCTTTCAGAAAAGTCAAGTTGAGAGTTGATGAAGTTCAAGGTAAGAACTTGTTAACCAACTTCCACGGTATGGACTTCACCACCGACAAATTGAGATCCATGGTCAGAAAATGGCAAACTTTGATCGAAACTAACGTGACCGTTAAGACCTCCGATGATTACGTTTTGAGAATCTTTGCTATTGCCTTCACCAGAAAGCAGGCTAACCAAGTTAAGAGACACTCTTACGCTCAATCTTCTCACATCAGAGCTATCAGAAAGGTCATTTCCGAAATCTTGACCAAAGAAGTCCAAAACTCTACTTTGGCCCAATTGACTTCCAAGTTGATTCCAGAAGTTATTAACAAGGAGATTGAAAACGCTACCAAGGATATCTTCCCACTACAAAACATCCACGTCAGAAAGGTCAAGTTGTTGAAACAACCAAAGTTCGATGTTGGTGCTTTGATGGCTTTGCATGGTGAAGGTTCCGGTGAAGAGAAGGGTAAGAAGGTTTCTGGTTTCAAGGATGAAGTCTTGGAAACTGtgtaaacaaaataaatataaacTATAAGATTTGACATGTACACAATTTATTAATatgttttctctttttgttgttAATGTAATTATCGATTATTTATAAAGGCAAAAATGATGTAGAGAATCTAAACTTCCTCCTGCAAAACAATGCTTTTATAGTTGCTGATTTTGCGCACTTCGGGGTCTCCAACTTGCTTATATGCCTACATGCTCTCTCTATTTGGTAGGAAGTTACATGCCGTATACACTCATTTCACTTCTTCAGCAGAGGATGACGCACTATAATCACTGGCACTGCCGCCATGTTTCTCGGCTGACTGGTAAACATCTCTCTCCGTTGTCTCGCCAGTTGCATCCTGCTCTTGCATAAAGTCTTCGGTCCCTTTTCTcgtttcatcattttcttcttgctgGCCACTTTCTCCGCCAGCTTCGGTATCCTCTTTTGTTTCCTCAATATTCATCTCCatatcatcttcctcttcattttcttcctcttcattttctgcctcttcattttcttcctcttcctgATCAACATATTCATGAAcgctttcttctttttcatccaTAGACTGTATCCTGTCCATCTCCACCATTGATCTTTGTCTCTTAAACCTCTCTTTTCTctcttcatcctcatctgAGACAtagtcatcatcattattttccCCTTCTCCCTCAGCGGGCAGGCCATCTCTTTTTAAGAGTTCTTCCTTGAAAATTGACGTTATTTTGCCGAATATTTCTGCATCTCTCAGCCACTTGTCTTTATAAGACGACACTTCCTGCCTTACTTTTTCTATATCGCATTTCATTGATATATTAATACTTTCTAATTCTTTTGGGCCTTTAGAGAAGTCATCGTAAACGCGATATCTCTCCTCtgtggtattttttttcaggcCTGAATCAACCAGTTTCaaatagtttttttcgATTAAAAAGTCGACCAGGTCACTGCCAAGTTCTTTCTCCCATTCCGAACGTGTTACCACAAGACTTGTACGTCCCTCTGATAAGCCTTCTACCTCTCTGTTGATTACTTGGACGGAATCATAAAGGCCCTGCAGTTTCCCGATGCGTAGAAGCAGTTTGCTATGGATGCCTTTTATAATAGGCAGTTTACTTCCCAAATTTCCCAATTTAACCAATGTCTCTTGTTGACATGTTTCCCAATTTTCATCTGCTGCTTTTCTTGTGTCAATTGAGGATTGAAGATCTAAAAATCGAAGCTGTATACTTTCCTTCATTTGTGAAACGTTTTGCACAGTCAATGCCTCAGTCTTACTATCATCATTGGATAGATTACCATTTATAATGCTTTCTGTCAACTTAGTTACTTTCCCTAGGATGTCTAAATATTTGTTGAAAGGGGTGTCTACTTCACTGTAATGAACTTTAGTCCTAACTTGAtctatttgtttttcaGACAGGGTCATTATGGGATGACGTTCTCTTTTGCTTGCGGTATTTGTATAGCAGCCAATTGTATTCAGTGCATGCTTCAATATGCTTAAAGCTACATTTTTGTCTACGACAAAAGTTTcactaaaaaaatagtaGAGCATACCgagagagaaaaagaagtaaGCATacaatattatcaatactgaaaaatatgtctacagaagataatgaaatCATGCATTTTTTGCCTCGATTATTTTAGCAGTTTGTATTCTATATGATTATGTATGTTATTATGTGCTTATTCTAAGATGTGGTTTTCGGTGTCTTGAAGATGAGATTCGTCGGAAACTAATGAGTGAACTCGAtttgattcttttttcgGCTGGAACCTCTTCCTACTGTGCCTTTGCAACATGGCTGCAATTCCACTATCAGTTTGAGTTGTTGCGGATGTAGGCACTGGAGAATTGGACTTTGACTTTGATTTGGCTTTATATTTAGGACCAGGTGCATAGtctaattttcttttcttcgcTTGCTCATCTGCCTCAAGTTGCTTGTATGCATTTTCAGCTGAAGATAGGgttaaataaaaatcaaTCACCTTCTGATGTGCTTTGATCCTACTTCTGTCAAAATTTAGCACCTGCAAACCCTCTCTTGAAACGGCTCTAGACAGTGCAACATATGCTTgacctttttcaaataccCTGCGTAAATCCACCTTGACTTTCGGAAGTGTTTGACCCTGAGACTTATGGATCGATAACGACCAGGCAAGCATTAGCGGCAGTTGGACCCTAGACACCAACGgcttttcattttcatcttcaattgCCCAATCTTCCGGTTCGACAAGTACCATCCTGGTGCTCATATCAGAGGCTTTGAATCTTACAAGAGGTAATCTCCGTTTTCCCGCAGAATTTTGGTGTATCATCTGTAAAAGCTGTTCTTTACGTTTTATATTCCCCAGCACAATCTCGTCATCTGTTTTAACCCTTTTCATGAAGTCAAAAACTGACGAATCCAGTGGAGAGACGAGTTCCTCTACAGAGCTTTTTGCAAACCCCTCCTTTACAGAGGATTTACGACTAGCTACTGCACTTTCTTCACCGTCACTATGCTCCCTCTCCATTGCTGCTTTTATCTTTGATGGGTTTTCTGCCCATGTCTCGAGTTTCTCTGCAGGCATAGATGGATCATTTGTAAGTGCCTCATAACAAAAATATGTTTCTGGATCCataaattcgatgactttACCAAGTGAACCGTTAACTAAAGTGGCgtctaaatttttcaccatcatAACTTGAGCGCCAACTTTCAAATGTAGTTCTTTTGGggcc
The window above is part of the Saccharomyces kudriavzevii IFO 1802 strain IFO1802 genome assembly, chromosome: 13 genome. Proteins encoded here:
- the TEM1 gene encoding Ras family GTPase TEM1 (similar to Saccharomyces cerevisiae TEM1 (YML064C); ancestral locus Anc_4.326) codes for the protein MTTPITGGSTSIPAVRNQVEVQVGLVGDAQVGKTSLMVKYVQNIYDKEYTQTLGVNFLKRKVSIRSTDIIFSIMDLGGQREFINMLPIATVGSSVIIFLFDLTRPETLSSIKEWYRQAYGLNDSAIPILVGTKYDLLIDLDPEYQEQISGTSMKYAQVMNAPLIFCSTAKSINIQKIFKIALAKIFNLTLTIPEINEIGDPLLIYKHLGSQQRRRQSKSQDRKNHTVKKPSSSPSSKPPSPGVNI
- the RPS1B gene encoding 40S ribosomal protein eS1 (similar to Saccharomyces cerevisiae RPS1A (YLR441C) and RPS1B (YML063W); ancestral locus Anc_4.325); translation: MAVGKNKRLSRGKKGLKKKVVDPFTRKEWFDIKAPSTFENRNVGKTLVNKSTGLKSASDALKGRVVEVCLADLQGSEDHSFRKVKLRVDEVQGKNLLTNFHGMDFTTDKLRSMVRKWQTLIETNVTVKTSDDYVLRIFAIAFTRKQANQVKRHSYAQSSHIRAIRKVISEILTKEVQNSTLAQLTSKLIPEVINKEIENATKDIFPLQNIHVRKVKLLKQPKFDVGALMALHGEGSGEEKGKKVSGFKDEVLETV
- the MFT1 gene encoding Mft1p (similar to Saccharomyces cerevisiae MFT1 (YML062C); ancestral locus Anc_4.324) translates to MTLSEKQIDQVRTKVHYSEVDTPFNKYLDILGKVTKLTESIINGNLSNDDSKTEALTVQNVSQMKESIQLRFLDLQSSIDTRKAADENWETCQQETLVKLGNLGSKLPIIKGIHSKLLLRIGKLQGLYDSVQVINREVEGLSEGRTSLVVTRSEWEKELGSDLVDFLIEKNYLKLVDSGLKKNTTEERYRVYDDFSKGPKELESINISMKCDIEKVRQEVSSYKDKWLRDAEIFGKITSIFKEELLKRDGLPAEGEGENNDDDYVSDEDEERKERFKRQRSMVEMDRIQSMDEKEESVHEYVDQEEEENEEAENEEEENEEEDDMEMNIEETKEDTEAGGESGQQEENDETRKGTEDFMQEQDATGETTERDVYQSAEKHGGSASDYSASSSAEEVK